The Shewanella zhangzhouensis genome has a window encoding:
- a CDS encoding autotransporter assembly complex protein TamA translates to MKVKFLYPLTAATLFGALPVSAASDPLLRINVSGVDEALEKNIRAHLGSLPESEVQRRAFLFNVQDSVEAALQSVGYYHGELNQNLIRHDKGPWELSLTVAPGEPTRIDWVDIRFAGDMLNDAAFDTWLDDVSLKPGQVLNHGSYENLKAELGAIALSRGYFDGKYTKAEIRVNRDENRATISLHFDSSARYRLGDVSFEGDTLDEGFLDRLIPFEHQSPYATRRLSALNSRLQETGYFRSTKVLPQLDKAENGEIPIKVELDNRPDHSIELGLGGDIGSSSDSTFEPRVRVTWRTPQINSHGHSQETSIEWSPDRPKFLTTYTIPLTHPLDDQLKLRLGLLRDKYGVTQVYEPEDLDFRNTGQLESSKQLLGVLRQQSLGDGWLMGYSLDFIRESYTQFDTDYSPSFLLAGFSLSNTVRGDATLDPKWGYRQSYSVDYADPSLGSATRLTRFQAKFKWIDTFFTKHRLVARADFGLNLVSDGDLALVPPSLRYFTGGDQSIRGYAFQEIGPYIEFTNDDGQIAREVIGGRYLAVGSLEYQYYLTPSWRLGSFVDAGNAFDKDQFEPVVSVGGGVHWISPIGPIKLDLGVGLTETDTLERSWRIHLTMGSEL, encoded by the coding sequence TTGAAAGTGAAATTTTTATATCCACTGACAGCCGCCACCCTGTTCGGCGCCCTGCCTGTCAGCGCAGCCAGCGATCCTTTACTGCGGATTAACGTCAGCGGCGTGGATGAAGCGCTCGAAAAAAATATCCGTGCTCACCTGGGTTCCTTACCGGAATCAGAGGTACAAAGGCGCGCCTTTCTGTTTAATGTGCAGGACAGCGTCGAGGCTGCACTGCAATCGGTGGGCTATTACCACGGTGAACTCAACCAAAACCTCATTCGCCATGATAAAGGTCCGTGGGAACTCTCGCTGACTGTCGCGCCCGGCGAGCCTACCCGTATCGATTGGGTGGACATCCGCTTTGCCGGTGACATGCTTAATGATGCCGCCTTTGACACCTGGCTGGATGACGTCAGCCTGAAGCCGGGTCAGGTGCTCAATCACGGCAGCTATGAAAATCTTAAAGCCGAGCTTGGCGCCATCGCCCTGTCCCGTGGCTATTTTGATGGCAAGTACACCAAAGCTGAAATTCGGGTAAACCGCGATGAAAACCGCGCCACCATCAGCCTGCACTTTGATTCCAGCGCCCGTTACCGCCTGGGAGATGTCAGCTTTGAGGGCGACACCCTGGATGAGGGCTTTCTTGATAGACTCATTCCCTTTGAGCACCAGAGCCCCTATGCAACCCGGCGACTGTCAGCACTGAACAGCCGCCTGCAGGAGACCGGCTATTTCCGCTCAACCAAAGTATTGCCTCAGCTGGATAAGGCCGAGAATGGGGAAATTCCCATTAAAGTCGAACTGGACAATCGTCCGGATCATTCCATCGAGCTGGGTTTGGGTGGGGATATTGGCTCAAGCAGTGACAGCACCTTTGAGCCCAGAGTCAGGGTGACCTGGCGCACGCCACAAATCAACAGCCATGGCCATTCTCAGGAAACCAGTATCGAGTGGTCGCCAGACAGGCCCAAGTTTTTAACCACCTATACCATTCCCCTCACCCATCCGTTGGACGATCAGTTAAAACTGCGACTTGGTCTGCTGCGGGATAAGTACGGCGTGACCCAGGTATACGAACCCGAGGATCTGGATTTCAGAAACACAGGTCAGTTGGAGTCCAGCAAGCAATTACTGGGGGTGCTCAGGCAGCAGTCTCTTGGTGATGGCTGGTTGATGGGGTACTCGCTGGATTTTATCCGCGAGAGCTACACCCAGTTTGATACCGATTATTCACCATCTTTCCTGCTGGCAGGATTTAGTCTGTCCAATACCGTCAGGGGGGATGCGACTCTCGACCCCAAGTGGGGTTACCGTCAGTCTTACAGTGTGGATTATGCCGATCCCAGTCTGGGCTCCGCCACACGTCTGACCCGCTTTCAAGCCAAATTTAAATGGATAGACACTTTCTTTACCAAACATCGCCTGGTTGCCAGAGCCGATTTTGGCCTCAACCTGGTGAGCGATGGTGACCTGGCACTGGTGCCTCCGTCGCTGAGGTATTTCACCGGTGGCGATCAGAGTATTCGCGGCTATGCATTCCAGGAAATTGGCCCCTATATCGAATTCACCAATGATGATGGCCAAATCGCCCGGGAAGTCATAGGCGGTCGTTACCTCGCAGTCGGCAGCCTTGAATATCAATATTATCTGACGCCATCCTGGCGTTTGGGCTCTTTTGTCGATGCCGGTAACGCGTTTGATAAGGACCAGTTTGAACCCGTGGTATCCGTTGGCGGGGGCGTACACTGGATTTCCCCCATAGGCCCAATCAAACTCGATTTGGGCGTAGGTCTTACTGAGACAGATACCCTGGAGCGCTCGTGGCGTATTCACCTGACTATGGGAAGTGAACTATGA
- a CDS encoding CBS domain-containing protein → MDSIKVREHMDRQAVLLKPEMTLATAVELLLENKKNGAPVVDSDKHLVGFLSQQDCLATMLKSSYHCDLTAIVADVMRTDVLQVSPDDSVLRLAEQMTGAKPKIYPVVDNGKVIGIINRTHVLAAMNVYMQQCYLAPA, encoded by the coding sequence ATGGATTCAATTAAAGTCAGGGAGCATATGGACAGGCAAGCCGTATTGCTCAAACCTGAGATGACGCTTGCCACGGCCGTTGAGCTGTTGTTGGAAAACAAAAAAAATGGCGCACCCGTGGTCGACAGTGACAAGCATCTGGTGGGTTTTTTATCGCAGCAGGATTGTTTGGCCACTATGCTCAAAAGCAGCTATCACTGTGATTTAACGGCAATCGTGGCGGATGTAATGCGCACCGATGTGCTGCAGGTATCGCCCGATGACAGTGTGCTGCGACTGGCCGAGCAAATGACAGGTGCCAAACCCAAAATCTATCCCGTGGTGGATAACGGCAAGGTGATTGGTATTATCAACCGGACCCACGTGCTGGCTGCCATGAACGTCTATATGCAGCAGTGCTACCTGGCACCGGCCTGA
- a CDS encoding isoaspartyl peptidase/L-asparaginase family protein, giving the protein MSPASAQENPFGIAIHGGAGTISKAKLTDEQEQAYRDKLEEAVNAGHKILAKGGDSLDAVKAAINILEDSPLFNAGMGAVYTFDGTHELDASIMDGNTMNAGAVAGVKHIKNPIDLALMVMNKSDHVMLSGVGAEEFALTQGMPLVPANTFDTDSRYQQLLDAKAKINAAESAAKDFHASATSLDLDYKFGTVGAVALDKNGNLAAGTSTGGMTAKRFGRIGDSPVIGAGTYAENGVCAVSATGHGEYFIRYHVAADICARMKYQQKNVIQASDEVINQRLVEAGGSGGIIAIDAQGNVATPFNTEGMYRASRVNKDAPLIMIWRDK; this is encoded by the coding sequence ATGTCCCCGGCGTCAGCACAAGAGAATCCCTTTGGCATCGCCATTCATGGCGGAGCCGGTACCATTTCCAAGGCCAAGCTGACCGATGAGCAGGAGCAGGCGTATCGCGACAAACTGGAAGAAGCCGTAAACGCCGGTCACAAAATTCTGGCCAAGGGGGGCGACAGTCTGGACGCGGTCAAGGCAGCCATCAATATTCTTGAAGACAGCCCCCTGTTTAATGCGGGCATGGGCGCCGTGTACACCTTCGACGGCACCCATGAACTGGATGCCTCCATCATGGATGGCAACACCATGAATGCCGGTGCCGTGGCCGGTGTTAAGCACATTAAAAATCCTATCGATTTGGCATTAATGGTGATGAATAAATCTGATCACGTAATGCTGTCCGGTGTCGGCGCCGAAGAATTTGCCCTGACCCAGGGAATGCCATTGGTGCCGGCCAACACCTTCGATACCGACAGCCGCTACCAGCAGCTCCTGGACGCCAAAGCCAAAATCAATGCCGCCGAAAGCGCCGCCAAAGATTTTCATGCCTCTGCCACGAGTCTCGATCTGGATTACAAATTTGGCACCGTCGGCGCCGTCGCCCTGGATAAAAACGGCAACCTGGCAGCAGGGACCTCGACAGGCGGCATGACCGCGAAGCGGTTTGGCCGTATTGGTGACTCGCCGGTTATTGGGGCTGGTACCTATGCCGAGAATGGCGTGTGCGCAGTGTCTGCCACCGGGCATGGCGAATACTTCATTCGCTACCATGTGGCCGCCGACATTTGTGCGCGGATGAAGTATCAGCAAAAGAATGTCATCCAGGCATCTGATGAGGTGATTAACCAGCGTCTGGTGGAGGCCGGTGGCAGTGGCGGCATTATCGCCATCGATGCCCAGGGTAATGTGGCCACTCCTTTCAATACTGAAGGTATGTACCGTGCCAGCAGGGTCAATAAAGACGCGCCATTAATCATGATTTGGCGTGATAAATAA
- a CDS encoding DUF882 domain-containing protein — protein sequence MTKFSPARRQLMLGLGSMAMFSVISSPAMASRSTQGSRMLSMFNRHTQEEGKGAYWVDGKYQKEILTDFDHLLRDHRANIAAPMDKRLYDLLFHLQENLKTKDTIHIISGYRSPQTNAMLAKKSGGVAKKSLHMEGKAIDIAIPGIRLDRLRDAAKELKLGGVGYYPQSGFVHVDVGRVRSW from the coding sequence GTGACAAAATTCTCTCCTGCTCGCAGGCAGTTAATGCTTGGGCTGGGAAGCATGGCAATGTTTTCTGTAATTTCATCGCCGGCGATGGCCAGTCGTTCTACCCAAGGCAGCAGGATGCTGAGTATGTTTAACCGCCACACCCAGGAAGAAGGTAAGGGAGCTTACTGGGTTGATGGTAAATATCAAAAAGAGATTTTGACCGACTTTGATCATCTTTTGCGTGATCATCGAGCAAATATTGCAGCACCAATGGATAAGCGATTGTATGACCTGCTGTTTCATCTGCAGGAAAACCTAAAAACCAAGGATACAATCCACATTATTTCCGGTTATCGTTCACCGCAAACCAATGCCATGCTGGCGAAGAAAAGTGGTGGGGTTGCCAAGAAAAGCCTGCACATGGAAGGCAAGGCTATCGACATCGCCATACCCGGGATCCGCCTGGACAGGCTGAGAGACGCCGCCAAAGAGCTTAAGCTGGGTGGGGTTGGTTACTATCCACAGTCGGGGTTTGTGCATGTGGATGTGGGGCGTGTACGCAGTTGGTAA
- the tamB gene encoding autotransporter assembly complex protein TamB codes for MSQEMNQTTPPMGSDSPNTPKQATTAMPWYHPWRLFKLITRLVVYVPLLLLVLLALLLGTPFGARIAVGIATSVVPNFSASYASGSINRDLALSDIHWSMDGISVEGKSLLLEWQPSCLLAKGLCVQNLSLEGLALVIETDKLPKSDSEPTPAPEKLVLPFTISLDKAQLTAVDVRVDTMEFGADYLMAAASWQADGLKVNELQSRGLQVLIPKPDEADSGIKGSPTSSDNTATDSAAPTDKNWPLASLPTIALPMNLQLLKAELTDTHLAILGEEEVISRLQLGADFEGSALTVQELKLEHPEAELELKGTVDLSADYPMALKLNANTHSPSRFPDIGEQQLQLDLNGSLSQLVLKIQANGTLGFELDAEAALSNPEIPFTLTLSKANVGWPLQTPDYQTQELTVAARGNLKAQQASINGNIITPFHNPLLLNAELSHQGQSLEITEAAVSGEPGNIHLSGTLNYADGLVWQAGVSFDKLTPSALTLPEGVTLPQGSLDGAFETSGTVNNQWQISLSQADIHGELEGFPVTLTGDVTVNDKLHLSAQDFLLTAMGAKLTLNGNVEDDWDLQGLIQAPDLSLLAEGLSGKLMANLDVSGSNKDPLVNLHAQGEEIKFGTTQLASLSIKGLYQPFAKHEFALSVKGNALHLGSRKLESVTLGAKGDINKQKLRAESFGDIRLDAVVESLFDEKAQQVAASITRFDLGSEFGDWGLSQDLQLNWKLASSSGTLSEACFTQGDNALCLPRPATLGSSGDVAISFRGEPGAIIDKLLPTNMDWKGKASLDAAVDWSPKRKPAGELSLVFEPGSVTLLRPKGKIVEVGFEALSAKASLSPDTLTADLNLRSTRLATLDSRVEIAVTPDRTLGGYIHLDRIQLEALREFLPQLDTLEGEISSELTLAGTLMSPEVSGNLALAKGAFSASANPTLISDVEMLLAFAGQQARLNGSWVMGEGKGGIEGTLAWPDGQFSGELAVKGDKLAVIVPPMALLDVSPDVTLTFNAAMLDLKGSVNIPTGNIKIVQLAEGGVAVSSDVVFDDSIAEAEQKTSPYGVTADLNIRVGDQVKIEGMGLQGRLDGTLRLQQQAFKPPLLFGDVKVLSGSYKFMGQTLKIPKGEVQFVGPPQLPNLNIEAIREIKDEDLIAGVRITGTGMAPEVTLFSNPSKEQAEILSYILKGKGFASNGSGDNNALMMGAALSLSSSLSGGAIGSIGSTATSLVEKFGFSNVQLDTNDEGRVAISGYIGENLMVKYGVGVFNPGYEMTVRYYLLSQLYLETVSGTVGQSLDIYYSFDL; via the coding sequence ATGAGCCAGGAGATGAATCAAACCACGCCGCCAATGGGCTCTGACTCCCCAAATACCCCCAAACAGGCAACAACGGCAATGCCCTGGTATCACCCCTGGCGGCTCTTCAAGCTTATTACCCGACTGGTCGTTTATGTCCCGCTGCTACTCCTTGTGCTGCTGGCCTTGTTGCTGGGCACACCATTTGGTGCCCGTATCGCGGTAGGTATTGCCACAAGTGTGGTGCCCAATTTCAGCGCCAGCTATGCAAGTGGCAGTATCAACCGTGATCTGGCTCTGAGCGATATCCATTGGTCCATGGATGGGATTTCCGTTGAAGGCAAATCGCTGCTGCTGGAATGGCAGCCTTCCTGCCTGCTTGCCAAAGGCCTGTGTGTGCAAAACCTGTCGCTCGAAGGCCTGGCTCTGGTAATAGAAACAGACAAACTCCCTAAAAGCGACAGCGAGCCCACACCCGCGCCTGAAAAGCTGGTATTGCCCTTCACTATCTCCCTGGATAAGGCGCAATTAACCGCTGTCGATGTGCGCGTCGATACTATGGAATTTGGGGCCGATTACCTGATGGCGGCCGCAAGCTGGCAGGCAGATGGGTTAAAAGTCAACGAGTTACAAAGCCGTGGCTTACAGGTGCTCATACCCAAACCGGACGAAGCCGATTCCGGGATTAAAGGCAGTCCCACCTCATCCGATAACACAGCCACAGACAGCGCAGCGCCAACAGACAAAAACTGGCCCCTTGCCAGCTTGCCGACCATCGCCCTGCCCATGAACCTGCAATTATTGAAAGCCGAGCTGACCGATACTCACCTTGCCATTCTTGGTGAGGAAGAAGTAATAAGTCGCCTGCAGCTGGGAGCGGATTTCGAAGGCAGTGCTCTTACGGTGCAAGAGCTTAAGCTCGAACACCCCGAAGCCGAATTGGAATTGAAAGGCACAGTGGATTTGTCTGCGGACTATCCCATGGCACTGAAACTCAATGCCAACACCCACTCGCCGTCTCGTTTTCCTGATATCGGCGAGCAACAATTACAACTCGACCTCAACGGCAGCCTGTCACAGCTGGTCCTGAAGATACAGGCTAACGGTACCCTCGGTTTTGAGCTGGATGCCGAGGCCGCCCTGTCAAACCCCGAGATACCCTTTACGCTGACCCTGAGTAAGGCAAATGTGGGATGGCCGCTGCAGACGCCCGATTACCAGACTCAGGAACTTACAGTAGCGGCAAGGGGTAACCTGAAGGCCCAACAGGCGAGTATCAATGGCAATATCATTACCCCGTTTCACAATCCGCTTTTGCTCAACGCCGAACTCAGTCATCAGGGGCAGTCCCTTGAAATAACTGAAGCCGCAGTGTCTGGTGAGCCGGGGAATATTCATCTCAGTGGTACGCTGAATTATGCCGACGGCCTTGTCTGGCAGGCGGGTGTCAGCTTTGACAAGCTCACGCCCTCTGCTCTTACGCTGCCGGAAGGCGTGACCTTACCCCAGGGCAGCCTTGATGGCGCCTTTGAAACAAGCGGTACCGTTAATAACCAGTGGCAAATCAGCCTGTCACAAGCCGATATTCACGGCGAGCTGGAGGGGTTCCCAGTCACCCTGACGGGCGATGTGACAGTTAACGACAAACTGCACCTCAGTGCACAAGACTTTTTATTGACCGCTATGGGCGCCAAGCTGACCCTTAACGGCAATGTTGAAGATGACTGGGATCTGCAAGGCCTTATCCAGGCTCCCGATTTATCGCTTCTGGCTGAAGGCCTGAGCGGCAAGTTGATGGCCAATCTTGATGTGAGCGGCAGCAACAAAGATCCTTTGGTCAACCTTCACGCCCAGGGCGAAGAGATAAAGTTTGGTACAACCCAATTGGCGTCGTTATCGATAAAGGGTTTGTACCAGCCATTCGCCAAACATGAATTTGCCCTGTCGGTAAAAGGGAATGCCTTACACCTGGGCAGTCGCAAACTCGAGTCGGTTACACTGGGCGCCAAGGGCGATATCAACAAACAAAAACTGCGGGCGGAAAGCTTTGGCGACATCCGCCTCGATGCCGTGGTGGAAAGCCTGTTCGATGAAAAAGCGCAGCAGGTCGCAGCGAGCATCACCCGCTTTGATCTCGGCAGCGAATTTGGTGACTGGGGCTTATCCCAGGATTTGCAGCTGAACTGGAAACTCGCCAGTAGCAGCGGGACCCTGAGCGAGGCCTGTTTTACCCAGGGTGACAACGCGCTTTGCCTACCGCGACCTGCCACACTGGGGAGTAGCGGTGATGTGGCCATCAGTTTCCGGGGAGAGCCCGGCGCCATCATAGACAAGCTGCTGCCAACAAACATGGACTGGAAAGGCAAAGCCAGCCTCGACGCCGCGGTAGACTGGAGCCCCAAACGCAAGCCGGCAGGCGAGTTGAGCCTGGTGTTCGAACCCGGCTCAGTCACACTGTTAAGACCCAAGGGCAAAATAGTCGAAGTGGGCTTTGAAGCGCTGTCAGCCAAAGCCAGTCTCAGCCCCGACACATTGACCGCAGATTTGAACCTGCGCTCCACCCGACTCGCAACGCTGGATAGCCGCGTCGAAATTGCGGTGACACCCGACCGGACGCTCGGCGGATATATTCATCTCGACCGGATACAGCTCGAAGCGCTGAGAGAGTTTTTACCCCAGCTGGATACCCTGGAAGGTGAGATAAGCAGCGAACTCACCCTTGCCGGTACCTTGATGTCGCCAGAAGTCAGTGGCAACCTTGCGCTGGCCAAGGGGGCATTTTCCGCCAGTGCCAACCCCACTCTGATAAGCGATGTTGAGATGCTGCTGGCTTTTGCGGGCCAACAGGCCAGGCTTAATGGCAGCTGGGTGATGGGTGAAGGTAAAGGGGGCATCGAGGGTACCCTCGCCTGGCCCGATGGCCAATTTAGCGGTGAATTGGCCGTGAAAGGCGACAAACTGGCGGTCATAGTGCCGCCCATGGCATTACTGGACGTATCCCCCGATGTGACTCTTACCTTTAATGCGGCCATGTTGGATCTTAAGGGCAGCGTCAATATTCCCACCGGCAACATCAAGATAGTGCAGCTTGCCGAAGGCGGGGTCGCCGTATCCTCTGATGTGGTATTTGATGACTCCATTGCCGAAGCCGAACAAAAGACCAGTCCTTATGGTGTGACGGCCGATCTCAATATTCGGGTGGGCGATCAGGTGAAAATCGAAGGCATGGGCCTTCAAGGCCGACTTGACGGGACCCTGCGATTGCAGCAACAAGCCTTCAAGCCGCCTTTACTGTTTGGTGACGTAAAGGTGCTCAGTGGCAGCTACAAATTTATGGGACAAACCCTGAAGATCCCCAAGGGCGAAGTGCAGTTTGTCGGCCCGCCGCAGCTGCCTAACCTCAACATTGAGGCCATCCGTGAAATAAAAGACGAAGACTTGATTGCCGGTGTCAGGATCACGGGAACCGGTATGGCGCCCGAAGTGACCCTGTTCTCCAATCCATCAAAAGAACAGGCAGAGATCCTGTCTTACATTCTCAAAGGCAAAGGCTTCGCCAGCAATGGCAGCGGCGACAACAACGCCTTGATGATGGGCGCGGCACTGTCACTGAGTTCATCGCTGTCGGGGGGCGCTATTGGCAGCATTGGCAGCACGGCGACCTCCCTGGTCGAAAAATTTGGCTTCTCCAACGTACAACTGGATACCAATGATGAAGGCCGGGTTGCCATCAGTGGCTACATAGGAGAAAACCTGATGGTGAAGTATGGCGTGGGTGTGTTTAACCCGGGCTACGAGATGACGGTCAGATACTACCTGCTGTCGCAGCTGTACCTGGAAACTGTGTCTGGTACCGTTGGCCAGTCGCTGGATATCTACTACAGCTTCGACCTCTAG
- the rplY gene encoding 50S ribosomal protein L25, producing MSYTIPAQTRTEIGKGSSRRLRREGKVPAVIYGVGKEPVSIVFEHKDIINIQANDDFYTSVLTIVLDGKEVNVRAQAMQRHVFKPMIDHVDFVYA from the coding sequence ATGTCTTACACTATTCCTGCACAAACCCGCACTGAGATCGGGAAAGGTTCGAGCCGCCGCCTGCGTCGTGAGGGTAAAGTTCCTGCTGTTATCTACGGTGTTGGCAAAGAGCCAGTATCCATCGTTTTTGAACACAAGGACATCATCAACATCCAGGCCAACGATGATTTTTACACCAGCGTTCTGACCATCGTTCTGGACGGCAAAGAAGTAAACGTACGCGCTCAGGCTATGCAGCGCCACGTATTCAAGCCAATGATTGACCACGTAGACTTCGTTTACGCTTAA